From Saprospiraceae bacterium, one genomic window encodes:
- a CDS encoding activator of HSP90 ATPase 1 family protein: MARVSFQTEFMFKASPSIIYLFVTQPTAIIRWFCDQVDNVGDEYTFSWDGDEESAKLAIDIEDELVQYVWHDRPDEYLQFRIYKTPITNETILEVTDYCDDDEVQEQKDIWEVYIKKFKTFCGG, from the coding sequence ATGGCCAGAGTTTCTTTCCAGACAGAATTTATGTTTAAAGCATCGCCCTCCATCATCTATCTTTTTGTCACACAACCGACCGCCATCATCCGTTGGTTTTGTGACCAGGTGGATAATGTGGGAGATGAATATACTTTTTCATGGGACGGTGACGAGGAAAGCGCAAAATTGGCCATCGATATTGAAGATGAACTGGTGCAATATGTCTGGCACGATAGACCGGATGAGTATTTGCAGTTCAGAATTTACAAAACCCCGATCACAAATGAGACCATTCTCGAAGTGACCGATTATTGTGACGACGACGAGGTCCAGGAACAAAAGGACATCTGGGAGGTTTATATCAAGAAGTTTAAGACTTTTTGCGGAGGTTGA